One genomic window of Ctenopharyngodon idella isolate HZGC_01 chromosome 18, HZGC01, whole genome shotgun sequence includes the following:
- the znf592 gene encoding zinc finger protein 592 — protein MGDMKTPDFDDLLAAFDIPDATSLDAKEAIHGNQDEGEGHLKHSEMCMDATVLIPHPVPTTDVPAVSVIVKNTSRQNSYENLVEKESSHLGQLLQNGFKTSAGSLETHSSSYPRLDSSSVNGDCSRHSLEKIPILYKTENVPTPSASMPQFSPISSPESEDIQSNGINDRPKSAETSYFPSDSLFSSSALPVLDSHGNPDASSLTDKCNERQPGSKGVDDLECDGSSKNYDSATKRDCIQDCGTNAYPTPETTIPPSSPCVKDHTSRLSSCLDALAALNAKKDPGGQTHSRDFPVTPKETMKISPKIPISPRSPRSPLEVVKRYVKQPDSPMSICSDSSGKASPAVTTGSPPAIPRVRIKTIKTSSGEIKRTVTSILPDSETEDFTSPFGSSPSQSSVEDAFSKTLPVYRSNDKISEVIFEDGNQEASKTALLGGKSSTKSVRSSKKPQTQNNSHTLKTTQGGNKQRKASSAQMGSSANTNYLPKALHLANLNLVPHSVAASVTARSSTNRQEPSHLSSSMVCSSVPLVHQVKKVSPNTRAVVPNTAAGTLNRLLNYSNPVPTYVPDLSPPPGTNIKLPPQGYCCLECGDSFGLEKSLAYHYSRRSVHIEVACTHCSKTLVFFNKCALLAHAREHKNKGMVMQCTQLFMKPIAVDQMLAPTKPKQSVNQITCGNNTTESSKGQAVLPLYPDKVIRHGFKCLDCNKQMSDYTALAGHYQRSSETEGLMCKVCSMLLPNKCSYRAHQRIHTHKSPYCCPECGALSRSADIQKHVKENCLHYARKIGYSCLHCEMLFMSLSLLKSHIEEKHCEVFYKCTICPVAFKSSDGCLMHVKNKHGGSEPSHQVIYKCSCETVFKRKQLLYQHFHHRICVFKCPECTSFFPEKLLFMQHFKTNHWGIFRGEAEKSPKKTETVSFSDKMSPQNLQQRLTKTVNEAGMKGRETSAARKSSAGVSMKNAGWTCGECLVWVPDRETYVSHMKTSHGRSLKRHPCRLCERSFNSSLSLKRHIRSDHDGKKKVYTCWYCTNERISFTKHSMLKNHISLMHGIKNPDFSQMAKLASQEVGKPTGQRAKRRAEEAHGVAGNGETSYNTPAKRPKPLYRCAKCGFTSENQAQFQEHIPQHRTDSDTPQCQHCGLCFTSQLALSRHLFIVHKVKEPEEREETGKGRENLTDLSDETLPPSPKKTAEEQCRLHAEPTDSNNTQASETSGFEEEKA, from the exons ATGGGTGATATGAAGACCCCTGATTTTGACGATCTCTTGGCTGCCTTTGACATCCCTGATGCGACCAGTCTGGATGCCAAAGAGGCCATTCATGGGAATCAGGATGAGGGAGAGGGACACCTGAAGCACTCAGAGATGTGTATGGATGCCACGGTTTTGATCCCTCACCCAGTGCCTACAACTGATGTCCCTGCTGTCAGTGTTATTGTAAAGAACACCAGCCGCCAGAACTCCTATGAAAATCTTGTGGAGAAGGAAAGCTCTCATTTGGGGCAGCTTTTACAAAATGGGTTCAAAACTTCTGCAGGCTCACTGGAGACGCATTCCTCTAGCTATCCAAGGCTGGATAGCTCTTCTGTCAACGGGGACTGTTCAAGACATTCCTTGGAAAAGATTCCCATCCTCTACAAGACTGAAAATGTTCCCACTCCATCAGCGTCTATGCCTCAGTTTAGCCCAATATCTAGCCCGGAATCTGAAGACATTCAAAGCAATGGAATCAATGACCGCCCAAAATCTGCAGAGACCTCGTACTTCCCGTCTGATTCACTCTTTTCATCTTCGGCTCTTCCTGTTTTAGACAGTCATGGAAATCCAGATGCATCCAGCTTGACAGACAAATGCAATGAAAGACAGCCTGGTTCAAAAGGTGTGGATGATCTTGAGTGTGATGGCTCATCAAAAAATTATGATTCTGCGACTAAGAGGGACTGCATCCAAGATTGTGGAACAAATGCATATCCAACCCCTGAGACGACTATTCCTCCTTCCAGTCCATGTGTCAAAGATCATACCTCCAGACTGTCCTCTTGTCTTGATGCATTAGCAGCCCTAAATGCTAAAAAGGATCCTGGTGGGCAAACTCATTCAAGGGACTTTCCAGTTACCCCAAAAGAGACAATGAAAATTAGTCCAAAAATACCCATTTCACCAAGGAGCCCAAGAAGTCCTCTGGAAGTGGTGAAACGTTACGTGAAACAGCCTGACAGCCCAATGAGTATATGCAGTGACAGCAGTGGTAAAGCATCTCCAGCTGTCACTACTGGCTCGCCTCCAGCCATCCCACGAGTCAGAATAAAGACAATCAAAACCTCATCTGGAGAAATCAAACGCACCGTCACAAGCATATTGCCAGACTCTGAGACCGAAGATTTCACATCACCGTTTGGGTCTTCGCCATCTCAGTCCTCAGTTGAAGATGCCTTCTCGAAAACATTGCCTGTGTATCGTTCAAATGATAAAATTTCAGAGGTCATTTTTGAAGATGGAAATCAGGAAGCCTCGAAGACTGCTTTATTGGGGGGCAAATCCAGCACAAAATCAGTGAGGAGCTCAAAGAAACCTCAAACCCAAAATAATAGTCATACCCTAAAGACAACGCAAGGTGGGAACAAGCAAAGGAAGGCTTCTTCTGCTCAGATGGGTTCTTCTGCTAATACAAACTACCTTCCAAAGGCGTTACACTTGGCAAACCTAAATCTAGTCCCACATAGCGTGGCTGCCTCGGTTACAGCAAGGTCTTCTACTAACAGACAGGAGCCCTCTCACTTATCATCGTCAATGGTGTGCAGTTCTGTACCATTGGTGCATCAAGTTAAAAAAGTCTCCCCAAACACACGAGCTGTTGTCCCAAATACTGCAGCTGGAACCTTAAACAGACTGTTGAATTACTCAAACCCAGTGCCAACATATGTTCCTGACCTGAGTCCACCACCAGGCACCAATATCAAGCTCCCACCGCAAGGCTATTGCTGCCTAGAATGCGGTGACTCATTTGGGCTGGAAAAGAGTCTTGCTTACCATTACAGCCGGAGGAGTGTGCATATTGAAGTTGCGTGCACTCACTGCTCCAAAACATTGGTGTTTTTCAACAAATGCGCTCTCCTGGCACATGCCCGCGAACACAAGAACAAAGGCATGGTGATGCAGTGCACTCAATTGTTTATGAAGCCCATTGCTGTTGACCAGATGTTGGCACCCACCAAACCTAAGCAGTCCGTGAATCAGATAACTTGCGGGAACAACACCACAGAGTCATCCAAAGGCCAAGCAGTCTTGCCACTTTATCCCGACAAAGTTATTAGACATGGATTCAAATGTCTGGACTGTAATAAACAGATGTCAGACTACACAGCACTTGCAGGTCACTATCAGAGGTCATCGGAGACTGAAGGTCTG ATGTGCAAGGTTTGCTCAATGCTGCTACCCAACAAGTGCAGCTACAGGGCCCATCAacgcattcacacacacaaatccccTTATTGCTGTCCTGAATGTGGGGCACTCAGTCGCTCGGCAGACATCCAGAAGCATGTGAAAGAGAATTGTCTCCACTATGCCCGTAAAATTGGGTACTC GTGTCTGCATTGTGAAATGCTTTTCATGTCACTGTCCCTCTTGAAGAGTCACATTGAGGAGAAGCATTGTGAGGTCTTCTATAAGTGCACTATCTGTCCTGTAGCCTTCAAATCTTCTGATGGATGCCTGATGCATGTAAAAAACAAGCATGGAGGCAGTGAACCCAGCCATCA GGTGATCTACAAATGTTCCTGTGAAACAGTCTTTAAGAGGAAGCAGCTGTTGTATCAACATTTTCATCATCGTATTTGTGTGTTCAAGTGTCCAGAGTGCACTTCATTCTTCCCAGAGAAACTACTTTTCATGCAACATTTCAAG ACTAATCATTGGGGCATTTTCAGAGGTGAAGCAGAAAAAAGCCCCAAAAAGACAGAGACAGTATCTTTCTCTGATAAAATGTCACCACAAAACCTTCAACAAAGGTTGACCAAAACAGTTAATGAGGCCGGCATGAAGGGAAGAGAGACTTCTGCTGCACGGAAGTCAAGTGCTGGAGTTAGTATGAAGAACGCTGGCTGGACCTGTGGAGAATGCCTCGTGTGGGTCCCTGACAGGGAGACCTATGTCAGTCACATGAAGACCAGCCATGGCAGG TCTTTAAAGAGACATCCTTGTCGACTATGTGAAAGGTCCTTCAATTCATCCTTGAGTCTTAAACGACACATTCGCAGCGACCACGATGGGAAAAAGAAAGTTTACACATGCTG GTACTGTACAAATGAGAGGATATCCTTTACTAAACACTCTATGCTAAAGAACCACATCAGCTTGATGCATGGAATCAAGAACCCAGATTTCAGCCAGATGGCAAAGCTAGCATCTCAGGAGGTGGGCAAACCAACAGGCCAG AGGGCGAAAAGAAGAGCAGAGGAGGCTCATGGAGTAGCAGGAAATGGGGAAACATCATACAACACCCCTGCCAAGCGGCCTAAGCCACTTTATCGCTGCGCCAAATGTGGCTTTACCTCTGAAAACCAGGCCCAGTTTCAGGAACACATACCTCAACACAGAACCGACAGCGACACACCCCAGTGCCAACACTGCGGCCTTTGTTTCACATCTCAGCTAGCACTCAGCAGACACCTCTTCATTGTACATAAGGTCAAAGAACCAGAGGAGCGTGAGGAGACAGGGAAAGGACGAGAAAACTTAACAGACTTGAGCGATGAAACTTTACCTCCTTCGCCAAAAAAGACAGCGGAGGAGCAATGCAGACTCCACGCTGAGCCCACAGACAGCAACAACACACAGGCATCAGAAACAAGTGGATTTGAGGAAGAAAAGGCCTGA
- the slc28a1 gene encoding sodium/nucleoside cotransporter 1 isoform X1 translates to MQMDEQVSVRSIEVELHIQRGGAGRHLALQRTLLDLSSFNMLIITYIIHNASDKEDLKLTTISYGNEQGVDNPAFVKEDKLTEDLSDSDKEESEKESKSCLSKACIPITATEIFCKTHSKIIKYIALGIFAAGYLAYFIAACYLDFQRAIALVVLTCLGVFIAVCEIVNKYKGDSIRRFFKPAQRCFKSNIRWIKWVFIVIVLGLLVAWLAVDTRKRPEQLISFAGVCLFIIAIFLFSAHRTAVSWRTVFWGLGLQFAIGLFVIRTEPGLAAFEWLGKQVQIFLDYTKAGSRFVFGDLIENIFAFQALPIVVFFSSVMSVLYYIGVMQWVITKISWVMQVTMGTSSTETLSVAGNIFVGQTEAPLLIRPYLKDMTKSEIHAVMTGGFATIAGSVMGAFISFGIDASSLISASVMAAPCALAISKLSYPETEKSKFTSKSQIKVDSGGEQNVLEAVSSGASASIGLVANIAANLIAFLAILDFINAILRWLGGMVGYSDVSFELICSYVFMPVAFMMGIPYDESFKVAELIGTKLFLNEFIAYEKLSELKSNRLNGILEDGATKNWISIRSEIICTYALCGFANFSSLGIVIGGLSSICPQKKGVISALVLRALFTGTCVSLINACIAGILYVPPLDCAGLFQNTVFNTTVPNIETCCYDLFKSSTINNETISFEGTWSGVKNATIYFANCCGLYDAPVCM, encoded by the exons ATGCAAATGGATGAGCAAGTCAGCGTAAG ATCCATAGAGGTGGAACTGCACATCCAGAGAGGGGGAGCTGGACGCCATTTGGCTCTGCAGCGAACACTACTCGACCTGAGCAGCTTCAACATGCTGATAATAACGTACATAATACATAACGCAT CGGACAAAGAAGATTTAAAGTTGACAACCATCTCGTATGGGAATGAACAAGGTGTGGACAATCCAGCATTTGTGAAG gaGGATAAATTAACAGAAGACCTGAGTGACAGTGATAAAGAAGAGTCAGAGAAGGAGTCAAAATCATGTCTTAG CAAAGCATGCATACCCATCACGGCCACAGAGATCTTCTGCAAGACACACTCCAAAATAATCAAATACATTGCATTGGGAATCTTTGCTGCAG GTTATTTGGCATACTTCATTGCTGCATGTTATTTGGACTTCCAGAGGGCAATTGCTCTGGTTGTCCTCACTTGTCTGGGGGTGTTCATCGCCGTGTGCGAAATAGTGAATAAGTACAAGGGTGACAGTATAAGGAGGTTCTTCAAGCCTGCTCAAAGGTGTTTCAAGTCCAACATCAGATGGATAAAATG GGTGTTCATAGTAATTGTGCTGGGACTGCTGGTGGCATGGCTGGCAGTCGACACACGAAAGCGCCCAGAGCAGCTCATCTCTTTTGCCGGTGTCTGTCTGTTCATTATTGCTATATTTCTCTTCTCTGCACACAGAACTGCG GTGAGCTGGAGGACTGTCTTCTGGGGACTTGGTTTACAGTTTGCTATCGGCCTGTTTGTCATTAGGACAGAGCCTGGTCTCGCAGCCTTCGAATGGCTTGGAAAGCAAGTTCAg ATATTTCTGGACTACACAAAAGCCGGTTCAAGATTTGTGTTTGGAGACCTCATCGAAAACATATTTGCTTTCCAG GCTCTGCCTATAGTGGTGTTCTTCAGCAGTGTGATGTCAGTGCTGTACTACATTGGGGTGATGCAGTGGGTCATCACAAAG ATTTCCTGGGTAATGCAGGTAACGATGGGAACCTCCTCTACAGAGACTCTCAGTGTGGCAGGGAACATTTTTGTTGGTCAG ACAGAGGCGCCCCTCCTGATTCGTCCTTATTTGAAGGACATGACCAAATCTGAGATTCATGCTGTCATGACTGGAGGATTTGCCACCATTGCTGGGAGTGTTATGGGGGCATTCATCTCATTTGGG ATTGATGCCTCCTCTCTGATTTCTGCATCGGTGATGGCTGCCCCATGTGCTTTAGCCATCTCCAAACTTTCCTACCCTGAAACTGAAAAGAGCAAGTTCACATCTAAAAGTCAAATTAAAGTTGACAGTGG TGGTGAGCAGAATGTCTTGGAAGCTGTCAGCAGTGGCGCATCTGCATCTATTGGGCTTGTGGCCAACATCGCTGCTAACCTGATTGCTTTTCTCGCCATTTTGGACTTCATAAATGCTATTCTCAGATGGTTGGGAGGCATGGTGGGATACTCAGATGTCAGTTTTGAG TTGATCTGCTCCTACGTGTTTATGCCAGTGGCCTTTATGATGGGAATTCCATACGACGAGTCTTTTAAAGTGGCTGAACTTATTGGCACTAAACTCTTCCTCAATGAGTTTATAGCCTATGAGAAGCTGTCAGAGCTCAAAAGCAACAGACTTAATGGCATTTTAGAAGATGGTGCAACTAAAAATTGGATCTCA ATTCGATCAGAAATCATCTGCACCTATGCCTTGTGTGGCTTTGCTAATTTCAGCTCTCTTGGTATTGTGATTGGAGGCCTGT CCTCTATTTGTCCACAAAAGAAGGGTGTCATATCTGCTTTAGTGCTCAGAGCCTTGTTCACAGGCACATGTGTTTCCCTGATCAATGCCTGTATTGCTG GTATCCTTTATGTCCCTCCACTGGACTGTGCGGGTCTGTTTCAAAACACAGTCTTCAATACCACTGTGCCAAACATTGAAACTTGCTGTTATGATCTTTTTAAAAG caGCACTATCAACAATGAAACAATTTCTTTCGAGGGTACCTGGAGTGGAGTGAAAAATGCCACAATTTATTTTGCTAACTGCTGTGGTCTCTATGACGCACCTGTGTGCATGTAG
- the slc28a1 gene encoding sodium/nucleoside cotransporter 1 isoform X2 yields the protein MTDKEDLKLTTISYGNEQGVDNPAFVKEDKLTEDLSDSDKEESEKESKSCLSKACIPITATEIFCKTHSKIIKYIALGIFAAGYLAYFIAACYLDFQRAIALVVLTCLGVFIAVCEIVNKYKGDSIRRFFKPAQRCFKSNIRWIKWVFIVIVLGLLVAWLAVDTRKRPEQLISFAGVCLFIIAIFLFSAHRTAVSWRTVFWGLGLQFAIGLFVIRTEPGLAAFEWLGKQVQIFLDYTKAGSRFVFGDLIENIFAFQALPIVVFFSSVMSVLYYIGVMQWVITKISWVMQVTMGTSSTETLSVAGNIFVGQTEAPLLIRPYLKDMTKSEIHAVMTGGFATIAGSVMGAFISFGIDASSLISASVMAAPCALAISKLSYPETEKSKFTSKSQIKVDSGGEQNVLEAVSSGASASIGLVANIAANLIAFLAILDFINAILRWLGGMVGYSDVSFELICSYVFMPVAFMMGIPYDESFKVAELIGTKLFLNEFIAYEKLSELKSNRLNGILEDGATKNWISIRSEIICTYALCGFANFSSLGIVIGGLSSICPQKKGVISALVLRALFTGTCVSLINACIAGILYVPPLDCAGLFQNTVFNTTVPNIETCCYDLFKSSTINNETISFEGTWSGVKNATIYFANCCGLYDAPVCM from the exons ATGA CGGACAAAGAAGATTTAAAGTTGACAACCATCTCGTATGGGAATGAACAAGGTGTGGACAATCCAGCATTTGTGAAG gaGGATAAATTAACAGAAGACCTGAGTGACAGTGATAAAGAAGAGTCAGAGAAGGAGTCAAAATCATGTCTTAG CAAAGCATGCATACCCATCACGGCCACAGAGATCTTCTGCAAGACACACTCCAAAATAATCAAATACATTGCATTGGGAATCTTTGCTGCAG GTTATTTGGCATACTTCATTGCTGCATGTTATTTGGACTTCCAGAGGGCAATTGCTCTGGTTGTCCTCACTTGTCTGGGGGTGTTCATCGCCGTGTGCGAAATAGTGAATAAGTACAAGGGTGACAGTATAAGGAGGTTCTTCAAGCCTGCTCAAAGGTGTTTCAAGTCCAACATCAGATGGATAAAATG GGTGTTCATAGTAATTGTGCTGGGACTGCTGGTGGCATGGCTGGCAGTCGACACACGAAAGCGCCCAGAGCAGCTCATCTCTTTTGCCGGTGTCTGTCTGTTCATTATTGCTATATTTCTCTTCTCTGCACACAGAACTGCG GTGAGCTGGAGGACTGTCTTCTGGGGACTTGGTTTACAGTTTGCTATCGGCCTGTTTGTCATTAGGACAGAGCCTGGTCTCGCAGCCTTCGAATGGCTTGGAAAGCAAGTTCAg ATATTTCTGGACTACACAAAAGCCGGTTCAAGATTTGTGTTTGGAGACCTCATCGAAAACATATTTGCTTTCCAG GCTCTGCCTATAGTGGTGTTCTTCAGCAGTGTGATGTCAGTGCTGTACTACATTGGGGTGATGCAGTGGGTCATCACAAAG ATTTCCTGGGTAATGCAGGTAACGATGGGAACCTCCTCTACAGAGACTCTCAGTGTGGCAGGGAACATTTTTGTTGGTCAG ACAGAGGCGCCCCTCCTGATTCGTCCTTATTTGAAGGACATGACCAAATCTGAGATTCATGCTGTCATGACTGGAGGATTTGCCACCATTGCTGGGAGTGTTATGGGGGCATTCATCTCATTTGGG ATTGATGCCTCCTCTCTGATTTCTGCATCGGTGATGGCTGCCCCATGTGCTTTAGCCATCTCCAAACTTTCCTACCCTGAAACTGAAAAGAGCAAGTTCACATCTAAAAGTCAAATTAAAGTTGACAGTGG TGGTGAGCAGAATGTCTTGGAAGCTGTCAGCAGTGGCGCATCTGCATCTATTGGGCTTGTGGCCAACATCGCTGCTAACCTGATTGCTTTTCTCGCCATTTTGGACTTCATAAATGCTATTCTCAGATGGTTGGGAGGCATGGTGGGATACTCAGATGTCAGTTTTGAG TTGATCTGCTCCTACGTGTTTATGCCAGTGGCCTTTATGATGGGAATTCCATACGACGAGTCTTTTAAAGTGGCTGAACTTATTGGCACTAAACTCTTCCTCAATGAGTTTATAGCCTATGAGAAGCTGTCAGAGCTCAAAAGCAACAGACTTAATGGCATTTTAGAAGATGGTGCAACTAAAAATTGGATCTCA ATTCGATCAGAAATCATCTGCACCTATGCCTTGTGTGGCTTTGCTAATTTCAGCTCTCTTGGTATTGTGATTGGAGGCCTGT CCTCTATTTGTCCACAAAAGAAGGGTGTCATATCTGCTTTAGTGCTCAGAGCCTTGTTCACAGGCACATGTGTTTCCCTGATCAATGCCTGTATTGCTG GTATCCTTTATGTCCCTCCACTGGACTGTGCGGGTCTGTTTCAAAACACAGTCTTCAATACCACTGTGCCAAACATTGAAACTTGCTGTTATGATCTTTTTAAAAG caGCACTATCAACAATGAAACAATTTCTTTCGAGGGTACCTGGAGTGGAGTGAAAAATGCCACAATTTATTTTGCTAACTGCTGTGGTCTCTATGACGCACCTGTGTGCATGTAG